Within the Haloarcula sp. CBA1127 genome, the region ACGGCCGACGAGGCGACGCTGCTGGAAACCGACGGGGAAGAGTGGCGCCCCCGCAAAACGGCGGCCACCCTTGCAGATGCCCTGAGCGACGACTCCGACACCAACCCGGAGTTCGACCTCCTCCTGTTCGGCAACGAGTCGGCCGACGTGGCGAACCACCAAGTCGGGGTTCGCGTCGCCGAGCGGCTGGACGTGCCGTTCGTCGCAGGTGTGTCAGACTTGGCGATTGAGGACTGGACAGCCGTCGCCAAACGCGACGTGACCGGCGGGACCGAGGTGTACGAACTCGACCTCCCGGCGGCCGTTGGCGTCAAAGAGGGGCTCAACCTACCCCGCTACGCCTCGATGCGCGCCAAGATGCAGGCACGCAAACAGTCGATCGGGCGGCAGGACCCGGTCGCCGTTGAGTTCGACGGAGGAATCGAGAAAGTCCGGTTAGAAGCGCCAGAAAGCACGGAGGGCGCGGCCGAGGTGCTCGGCGAGGGACCGGACGCCGTGCCTGCAGTCGTCGACCTGCTCCGCGACGACCTGGAGGTGATCTGACTGTGATACTGACCCTCGTCGAACACGCGGGCGGGAGCCCCGAAGAGTCCTCGCTGGAGGCGCTCACGCTGGCCCGAGAACTGTCGACGGCGACCGATGCGTCGCTCGAAGCCGTCGCGTTCGGCGCTGAATCGGCGGCACTCAGGGAGGAACTCGGCGACTACGGTATCGAGACAGTCCACCGCGTCGCCGACGACCGACTGGACACGTACGCACCGGAGGCCTGGGCGGAGAGTATCGCGCAGTTACTCGATACTACGGACACGGACGCAGTCGTCGCCCCGGGGACTGACCGCGGACAGGAGGTGCTGGCCCACGTCGGTGCCAAGTGTGACCTGCCGATGGCGGCCAACTGTCTCGACGTCGAGGCCGGCGACGTGTACGAACTGTCGCGCCAGCGATGGGGTGGTAGCCTCGTCGAACACGCACGTCTTGACGGTGACCCGAAACTACTGACGGCGGCGCCACACGAGTTTTCGCCAGAGACGGTGACAGCGACCGCTGAGACAGCAGTCCAGCCGTTCGAGCCGTCGCTTGAGGAGAGCGCGTTCCGGGTCACCGTCGACCGCGTCGAGGAGTCCGGCGAGACCGGTGTGTCGCTCGGTGAGGCCCGCGTCGTGGTCGGTGGCGGGCGCGGCGTCGGCAGCCCAGAGGACTACGACAAACTGGAGACGCTGGCCGAGAGCCTCAGTGGAACCGTCGGCGCGTCACGGGCCGCGGTCAACGAGGGCTGGCGACCGCACGACGACCAGATCGGACAGACAGGAACGAAGATCAGCCCGGACCTCTACGTCGCCTGTGGCATCAGCGGTGCAGTGCAGCACATGGTGGGCTGCAAGGGCGCGGACAACATCCTGGCGATCAACACCGATCCGGAGGCGGCCATCATGCAGAAGGCCGACTACGCCGTCGTCGGCGACCTCCACGAGGTCGTACCGGAACTGAACG harbors:
- a CDS encoding electron transfer flavoprotein subunit beta/FixA family protein, translating into MDTVACIKRVPDTGAKITLTDDEQEIDTSHLGFTISPHEECAVEEAIQVADDHDGTATVLSLGSADTEEQLRTGLAMTADEATLLETDGEEWRPRKTAATLADALSDDSDTNPEFDLLLFGNESADVANHQVGVRVAERLDVPFVAGVSDLAIEDWTAVAKRDVTGGTEVYELDLPAAVGVKEGLNLPRYASMRAKMQARKQSIGRQDPVAVEFDGGIEKVRLEAPESTEGAAEVLGEGPDAVPAVVDLLRDDLEVI
- a CDS encoding electron transfer flavoprotein subunit alpha/FixB family protein — translated: MILTLVEHAGGSPEESSLEALTLARELSTATDASLEAVAFGAESAALREELGDYGIETVHRVADDRLDTYAPEAWAESIAQLLDTTDTDAVVAPGTDRGQEVLAHVGAKCDLPMAANCLDVEAGDVYELSRQRWGGSLVEHARLDGDPKLLTAAPHEFSPETVTATAETAVQPFEPSLEESAFRVTVDRVEESGETGVSLGEARVVVGGGRGVGSPEDYDKLETLAESLSGTVGASRAAVNEGWRPHDDQIGQTGTKISPDLYVACGISGAVQHMVGCKGADNILAINTDPEAAIMQKADYAVVGDLHEVVPELNDALANER